Proteins from one Nitrobacteraceae bacterium AZCC 2146 genomic window:
- a CDS encoding chemotaxis protein histidine kinase CheA (product_source=COG0643; cog=COG0643; pfam=PF01627; superfamily=47226): protein MMSRDKTLAPKIEAFADHHVITPPNTLRRAIRRVVDRDLDDPVARAEQALAGLSGEFKTWMRSECDRLAAAHDAIVEHGFNAQTRGELFRAAHDIKGDASTFGFPTAGAAAESLCRIIDHAPHLDQVPPDLIRHHIEAIQAIVREHNTIDKAGVASELSSRLRGIADDYLMHVNRDRPDHLEAIAAPSIVPAD from the coding sequence ATGATGTCCCGGGACAAGACGCTGGCGCCGAAGATCGAGGCTTTCGCCGATCACCACGTCATCACGCCGCCGAACACGCTGCGCCGGGCGATCCGCCGCGTCGTGGACCGGGATCTCGACGATCCCGTCGCCCGCGCCGAGCAGGCGCTGGCCGGCCTGTCCGGCGAGTTCAAGACCTGGATGCGCAGCGAGTGCGACCGCCTCGCCGCGGCGCACGACGCCATCGTCGAGCACGGCTTCAACGCGCAGACCCGCGGCGAGTTGTTTCGCGCCGCCCACGATATCAAGGGCGATGCCTCGACCTTCGGCTTTCCCACTGCGGGCGCGGCCGCCGAAAGCCTGTGCCGCATCATCGACCACGCGCCCCATCTCGACCAGGTCCCGCCCGATCTGATCAGGCATCATATCGAAGCCATCCAGGCGATCGTGCGCGAGCATAACACCATCGACAAGGCCGGCGTGGCCAGTGAACTCAGCAGCCGGCTGCGCGGCATCGCCGACGACTATCTGATGCATGTGAACCGCGACCGCCCCGATCATCTCGAAGCCATCGCCGCGCCGAGCATTGTGCCGGCGGATTAG
- a CDS encoding uncharacterized protein (DUF2336 family) (product_source=COG5330; cog=COG5330; pfam=PF10098; superfamily=48371), protein MIVRQFISWVRTAPASERAEATRSLARAWIFSDLSEDDRAAAEGALLMLLDDPSPLVRQAMAQVFARAPSAPAAIVQALSVDQTCVALPVLEHSPLLIDADLVDIVAAGNSELQCAVARRITLPTSVCAAIAEVGSAAAALELIENPFAELAPFSWDRIVERHGHLAAIRESMLVLDGLPATTRLALVAKLSETLTRFVVARNWLSADRAGRVADEAMARSTVNIASRSRGDEMRDLVKHLREAGQLTVGLILRALLSGNLELFDQALVELSGLPQSRVAAIVYDGVGASLNALLSRAGLPESTFPAFRAALEARNEIGFIGSVGGAVRLRRRMVERVLTICETDAAISEPLLILLRRFATESAREEARVFCDELAMQDMAQRGYELIAA, encoded by the coding sequence ATGATCGTTCGGCAGTTCATTAGTTGGGTACGAACCGCTCCCGCAAGCGAGCGAGCAGAGGCAACGCGTTCGCTGGCGCGGGCCTGGATTTTCTCCGATCTGTCGGAGGACGATCGCGCCGCCGCCGAGGGCGCGCTGCTGATGCTGCTCGATGATCCATCGCCTCTCGTTCGCCAGGCGATGGCGCAAGTGTTCGCCCGCGCGCCGTCGGCGCCCGCCGCCATCGTGCAGGCGCTGTCGGTCGATCAGACCTGCGTGGCACTTCCGGTGCTCGAACATTCTCCGCTTTTGATCGATGCCGACCTCGTCGACATCGTCGCCGCCGGCAACAGCGAATTGCAGTGCGCGGTGGCGCGCCGCATCACGCTGCCGACGTCGGTCTGCGCCGCCATTGCCGAAGTCGGCTCGGCCGCCGCAGCCCTGGAGCTGATCGAAAATCCCTTCGCTGAGTTGGCGCCGTTCTCCTGGGACCGCATCGTCGAGCGTCACGGCCATCTCGCCGCGATCCGTGAATCGATGCTGGTGCTCGATGGCCTGCCGGCGACCACGCGCCTGGCGCTGGTCGCAAAACTGTCGGAAACGCTGACCCGCTTCGTGGTCGCGCGCAACTGGCTTTCCGCCGATCGCGCCGGCCGCGTCGCAGATGAGGCGATGGCGCGCTCCACGGTGAACATCGCATCGCGTTCGCGCGGCGACGAGATGCGCGACCTCGTGAAACATCTGCGCGAAGCGGGGCAGCTCACCGTCGGCCTGATCCTGCGTGCGCTGTTGTCGGGCAATCTCGAATTGTTCGACCAGGCGCTGGTGGAATTGTCCGGCCTGCCGCAGAGCCGCGTCGCCGCGATCGTCTATGACGGCGTCGGCGCCAGCCTGAATGCATTGCTCAGCCGCGCGGGCTTGCCGGAATCCACATTCCCGGCGTTCCGTGCTGCGCTGGAAGCGCGCAACGAAATCGGATTCATCGGGTCAGTCGGTGGCGCGGTGCGGCTGCGCCGTCGCATGGTCGAGCGCGTGCTGACGATCTGCGAGACCGATGCTGCGATTTCCGAACCACTGCTGATCCTGCTGCGCAGGTTTGCAACCGAGTCGGCGCGCGAGGAAGCCCGCGTGTTCTGCGACGAACTGGCGATGCAGGACATGGCGCAGCGCGGCTACGAGCTGATCGCGGCTTAA
- a CDS encoding hypothetical protein (product_source=Hypo-rule applied; pfam=PF01464; superfamily=53955) — protein sequence MSEAWALLTALEAERSFRGERGTKMAVDATSVATAVTSSRSQVTGAIKNAAGTTGTSFEYLLATAKMESNLNPTATASTSSAKGLFQFIDQTWLGTVKEAGTQLGYGKYADAITKSASGSYSVSDPTAKAEILKLRDDPVASSAMAGVLTQSNSFKLTGAIGRRPTDSELYMAHFMGVGGASKLITSAENNPSASGAALFPNAAAANKSIFYDQSGSARSVSEVYSVLSTRYASAANSSSTRTALASAGVTAGSAVAAAAPVDNAAYLSSFPDVRNAQVASFASDTSSTSAQEQPIFRSLFQGGERAQPISPAVQELWGNNTSLTSVALPKTPEVGVPKPLDLFSDRSGAFSS from the coding sequence GTGTCCGAGGCATGGGCGCTGCTGACAGCGCTGGAGGCCGAACGGTCGTTTCGCGGGGAGCGGGGCACCAAAATGGCGGTCGATGCGACCAGCGTAGCTACAGCAGTCACTTCATCGCGCAGTCAGGTGACGGGCGCGATCAAGAATGCTGCCGGCACCACGGGCACCAGCTTCGAATATCTGCTCGCCACCGCCAAGATGGAATCCAATCTCAACCCGACGGCAACGGCTTCGACCTCGTCGGCCAAGGGGCTGTTTCAGTTCATCGATCAGACCTGGCTCGGCACCGTCAAGGAAGCCGGTACCCAGCTTGGCTACGGCAAATACGCCGACGCCATCACCAAGTCCGCGTCGGGCAGCTATTCCGTCAGCGACCCCACCGCAAAGGCGGAAATCCTCAAGCTGCGCGACGATCCGGTGGCGAGTTCGGCGATGGCCGGCGTACTGACACAGTCCAACAGCTTCAAGCTGACCGGTGCGATCGGCCGTCGCCCGACCGACAGCGAACTCTACATGGCGCACTTCATGGGCGTCGGCGGCGCCTCGAAGCTGATCACGTCAGCCGAGAACAATCCGAGCGCGTCCGGCGCGGCGCTGTTTCCGAACGCGGCTGCGGCGAACAAATCGATCTTCTACGATCAAAGCGGCAGCGCGCGCAGCGTGTCCGAGGTCTATTCGGTGCTGTCGACGCGCTACGCCAGCGCGGCCAATTCTTCTTCCACACGCACCGCGCTGGCCTCCGCCGGCGTGACCGCGGGCAGCGCTGTCGCGGCCGCCGCGCCGGTTGACAACGCCGCATATCTCTCAAGCTTTCCCGATGTGCGTAACGCGCAAGTCGCGAGCTTTGCGTCGGATACTTCCTCGACCTCGGCGCAGGAGCAGCCGATCTTCCGTTCGCTGTTCCAGGGCGGCGAACGCGCCCAGCCGATCTCGCCGGCGGTGCAGGAATTGTGGGGCAACAACACGTCACTGACATCAGTGGCGCTGCCGAAGACCCCCGAGGTCGGCGTGCCCAAGCCGCTCGACCTGTTCAGCGACCGCAGCGGCGCGTTCAGTAGTTAG
- a CDS encoding phosphoribosyl-AMP cyclohydrolase (product_source=KO:K01496; cath_funfam=2.60.40.10; cog=COG0139; ko=KO:K01496; pfam=PF01502; superfamily=141734) — MSDSSQAHSHEIEEDLVLRPKFDSAGLVTCVTTDAGNGDVLMVAHMNDEALQKTIATGEAWYYSRSRKALWRKGESSGNVQRVVEMRMDCDQDAIWIRVEQAGGAACHTGRRSCFYRAITTGQDGVAKVSFVDADKVFDPAEVYR; from the coding sequence GTGTCCGATTCATCGCAAGCTCACAGTCATGAGATCGAAGAAGACCTCGTGCTGCGCCCGAAATTCGATTCCGCCGGTCTCGTCACCTGCGTCACCACCGACGCCGGCAACGGCGACGTGCTGATGGTCGCCCACATGAACGACGAAGCGTTGCAGAAGACCATCGCCACCGGCGAGGCCTGGTACTACAGCCGCTCCCGCAAGGCGCTGTGGCGCAAGGGCGAAAGCTCCGGCAACGTGCAGCGTGTGGTCGAGATGCGGATGGATTGCGACCAGGATGCGATCTGGATCAGGGTCGAGCAGGCCGGCGGTGCCGCCTGCCACACCGGCCGCCGCTCGTGCTTCTACCGCGCTATCACCACGGGCCAGGACGGCGTGGCAAAAGTATCGTTCGTCGATGCCGACAAGGTGTTCGATCCCGCCGAGGTCTATCGCTAG
- a CDS encoding GTP cyclohydrolase I (product_source=KO:K01495; cath_funfam=1.10.286.10,3.30.1130.10; cog=COG0302; ko=KO:K01495; pfam=PF01227; superfamily=55620; tigrfam=TIGR00063), with product MDAIIKPLRGKSLDAKSSDVRPEFHPAELDPAEFLDAAVHPDQPRPSRIEAERAVQTLLAYIGENPQREGLLDTPRRVVEAYDELFQGYYQCPAEVLNRTFGETAGYDDFVLIRDMGFTSHCEHHMMPFYGKAHIAYTPIERVVGLSKLARLVDIFGHRLQTQEHLTAQLAAAVDEVLKPRGVAIMVEAEHTCMSARGIRKEGSRTFTTRFTGMFRDNPAEQARFLSMVNTPSR from the coding sequence ATGGACGCAATCATCAAACCGCTGCGCGGCAAATCCCTCGACGCCAAATCTTCCGACGTCAGACCCGAGTTTCACCCGGCGGAACTCGATCCTGCGGAATTTCTCGACGCCGCCGTGCATCCCGACCAGCCGCGGCCGTCGCGTATCGAGGCCGAGCGGGCGGTGCAGACGCTGCTGGCCTATATCGGCGAAAATCCGCAGCGCGAAGGCCTGCTGGATACGCCGCGCCGCGTCGTCGAAGCCTATGACGAACTGTTCCAGGGCTACTACCAGTGCCCGGCCGAGGTGCTGAACCGCACCTTTGGCGAGACCGCGGGCTATGACGACTTCGTGCTGATCCGCGACATGGGTTTCACCTCGCATTGCGAGCATCACATGATGCCGTTCTACGGCAAGGCCCACATCGCCTATACCCCGATCGAGCGTGTCGTCGGCCTGTCGAAGCTGGCGCGGCTGGTCGATATCTTCGGCCACCGCCTGCAGACCCAGGAACACCTGACCGCGCAGCTCGCTGCCGCGGTGGACGAAGTGCTGAAGCCGCGTGGCGTCGCCATCATGGTCGAGGCGGAGCATACCTGCATGTCGGCCCGCGGCATCCGCAAGGAAGGTTCGCGGACCTTCACCACGCGCTTCACCGGCATGTTCCGCGACAACCCGGCCGAGCAGGCGCGCTTCCTGTCCATGGTCAACACGCCGTCGCGCTAG
- a CDS encoding NifU-like protein involved in Fe-S cluster formation (product_source=COG0822; cath_funfam=3.90.1010.10; cog=COG0822; pfam=PF01592; superfamily=82649), producing the protein MLNDIYNKRIIELAGNIPRLGRLPAPDASATAHSKLCGSTVKIDLTMDGPVVTDFAHDVKACALGQASSSIMASHVVGSTAEELRELRETVRKMLKENGAPPNGKWADIALLEPVRDYKARHASTLLTFDAVVDAIGQIEAKAGQLTPAQG; encoded by the coding sequence ATGCTGAACGACATCTATAACAAGCGCATCATCGAACTCGCCGGCAATATTCCGCGGCTGGGCCGCCTGCCCGCGCCCGACGCCAGCGCCACCGCGCATTCCAAACTGTGCGGCTCCACCGTCAAGATCGACCTCACCATGGATGGCCCCGTCGTCACCGACTTCGCCCATGACGTCAAAGCCTGCGCCCTCGGCCAGGCCTCCTCCTCGATCATGGCGAGCCATGTGGTCGGCTCCACCGCCGAGGAATTGCGCGAACTGCGCGAGACCGTGCGAAAAATGCTCAAGGAAAACGGCGCGCCGCCCAACGGCAAGTGGGCCGACATCGCCTTGCTCGAACCGGTGCGCGACTACAAGGCCCGCCACGCCTCGACGCTCTTGACGTTCGATGCGGTGGTCGATGCGATCGGCCAGATCGAGGCGAAAGCCGGCCAGCTGACCCCGGCGCAGGGCTGA
- a CDS encoding hypothetical protein (product_source=COG3904; cath_funfam=3.30.30.30; cog=COG3904; superfamily=52096), whose amino-acid sequence MAAFGVPVHAASFLEERKLPMRFTWIACEPNCRGWIGAVGVVTGDTVKDFDEFARSRDLIGATVVLDSSGGSVNDAITMGRRWRKLGLLTTVGTTIELQTKAGLTPAVAPQAYCESMCVFLLLSGKTRYVPEEAHVRVHQIWMGDRADDPKAATYTAQDLMIVERDIGRLAKYTFEMGGTGDLLSLSLNVPPWEDLHELSAPELQLTNLVTTTVGTDVLPESKTTDPAVASLTPKSVQDRFVSGAEDEKVPVALAPKSTKTAEIALPPGGVTIATPAVK is encoded by the coding sequence ATGGCCGCGTTTGGCGTTCCCGTTCACGCTGCCAGCTTCCTCGAAGAACGCAAACTGCCGATGCGCTTTACCTGGATCGCCTGCGAGCCGAATTGCCGCGGCTGGATCGGCGCGGTCGGCGTGGTGACCGGCGATACCGTCAAGGATTTCGATGAATTTGCCAGGAGCCGCGACCTGATCGGCGCGACGGTCGTGCTGGATTCCAGCGGCGGCTCGGTCAACGATGCCATCACCATGGGCCGGCGCTGGCGCAAATTGGGACTGCTGACGACGGTCGGCACCACCATCGAGCTGCAAACCAAGGCCGGCCTCACGCCGGCGGTGGCGCCGCAGGCCTATTGTGAATCCATGTGCGTGTTCCTGCTGCTGTCCGGCAAGACGCGCTACGTGCCCGAAGAAGCTCATGTCCGGGTGCACCAGATCTGGATGGGCGACCGCGCCGACGATCCCAAGGCTGCGACCTATACTGCGCAGGACTTGATGATCGTCGAGCGCGATATCGGCCGGCTCGCCAAATACACTTTCGAGATGGGGGGCACCGGCGACCTGCTGTCGCTGTCGCTCAACGTGCCGCCATGGGAAGATCTGCATGAACTGTCGGCGCCGGAATTGCAGCTGACTAATCTCGTCACCACCACGGTCGGGACCGATGTGCTGCCGGAGAGCAAGACAACAGACCCTGCAGTGGCGTCGCTAACGCCGAAGTCGGTGCAGGATCGTTTCGTCAGCGGTGCTGAGGACGAGAAGGTTCCGGTCGCGCTGGCGCCGAAATCGACCAAGACCGCCGAAATCGCGCTGCCGCCCGGCGGTGTCACGATCGCGACACCGGCGGTGAAGTAG
- a CDS encoding putative membrane protein insertion efficiency factor (product_source=TIGR00278; cog=COG0759; ko=KO:K08998; pfam=PF01809; smart=SM01234; tigrfam=TIGR00278) codes for MKHSSPCPDCAGTIQRLPRNAGRGAIWLYRHTLSPLVGYNCRHLPTCSVYGDEAIARYGLWAGGWMTLARLLRCQPWGTSGIDNVPKTAPPDARWYLPWRFGRWRGVNDAS; via the coding sequence ATGAAACACTCATCGCCCTGCCCAGACTGTGCCGGTACTATTCAACGCCTGCCGCGCAACGCCGGCCGCGGCGCGATCTGGCTCTACCGACATACCCTCTCGCCATTGGTTGGTTACAACTGCCGGCATCTGCCGACTTGTTCCGTCTACGGCGACGAGGCGATCGCGCGCTACGGGCTGTGGGCCGGCGGCTGGATGACGCTGGCGCGGCTGCTGCGTTGCCAGCCCTGGGGTACGTCGGGCATCGACAACGTGCCGAAGACGGCTCCACCCGATGCGCGCTGGTATCTTCCGTGGCGCTTTGGACGCTGGCGCGGCGTCAATGACGCCAGCTAG
- a CDS encoding hypothetical protein (product_source=Hypo-rule applied; cleavage_site_network=SignalP-noTM; pfam=PF12098; superfamily=54913): protein MLRLVLLAAAVMLSGCASLLQPCLPPAQIMASAELIFGRYIGDRLGVSDAAFASFVANEITPRFPDGLTVIDAKGQWRDSTRGILVREPSKVVLITFPDEASKRTGLVAIVDAYKKAFRQQSVLTSVRSSCVSF from the coding sequence ATGCTTCGTTTAGTTCTCTTGGCCGCCGCCGTGATGCTATCTGGCTGCGCATCGCTGCTGCAGCCATGCCTGCCGCCAGCGCAGATAATGGCAAGTGCGGAACTGATATTTGGCCGCTACATCGGCGATCGCCTCGGCGTCAGCGACGCCGCCTTCGCCAGCTTCGTGGCCAACGAAATCACGCCGCGGTTTCCCGATGGGCTCACGGTGATCGATGCCAAGGGGCAATGGCGCGACAGCACACGTGGAATCCTGGTACGCGAACCGAGCAAGGTAGTGCTGATCACATTCCCCGACGAGGCGTCAAAGCGCACCGGGCTGGTGGCAATCGTCGATGCCTATAAGAAGGCGTTCAGGCAGCAATCGGTGTTGACGTCGGTGCGCAGCTCCTGCGTCAGCTTCTAG
- a CDS encoding hypothetical protein (product_source=Hypo-rule applied; pfam=PF16518; superfamily=49503), translating to MIAGDAKVQEGLYEVHFHTVHGAGTGIIYATGGKLRGGNSAFTFVGNYHNKGDTISVKVSTRRYNPDPSHKSLFGLEGVTLALNGHVHGDLVYFEGSALQLPGVNFKASLTRVSD from the coding sequence ATGATTGCCGGGGACGCGAAGGTGCAAGAAGGCCTGTATGAGGTTCATTTCCACACCGTCCACGGCGCCGGCACCGGCATCATCTACGCCACCGGCGGCAAGCTGCGCGGCGGGAACTCCGCCTTCACGTTCGTCGGCAACTATCACAACAAGGGCGACACCATCTCCGTGAAGGTTTCGACCCGGCGCTACAATCCCGATCCCAGCCACAAGTCGCTGTTCGGCCTCGAAGGCGTCACCCTGGCCCTGAACGGCCACGTTCATGGCGACCTGGTCTACTTCGAGGGCAGCGCGCTGCAGCTGCCGGGCGTGAACTTCAAGGCGTCGCTGACCCGCGTCAGCGACTAA
- a CDS encoding DHA1 family inner membrane transport protein (product_source=KO:K19577; cath_funfam=1.20.1250.20; cog=COG2814; ko=KO:K19577; pfam=PF07690; superfamily=103473; transmembrane_helix_parts=Inside_1_6,TMhelix_7_29,Outside_30_43,TMhelix_44_66,Inside_67_77,TMhelix_78_100,Outside_101_103,TMhelix_104_126,Inside_127_132,TMhelix_133_155,Outside_156_159,TMhelix_160_182,Inside_183_202,TMhelix_203_225,Outside_226_239,TMhelix_240_259,Inside_260_265,TMhelix_266_288,Outside_289_291,TMhelix_292_311,Inside_312_317,TMhelix_318_340,Outside_341_354,TMhelix_355_377,Inside_378_387) codes for MTVSSPYAPTALMVGNFVTGIALLAPTAMLGELSVGLGVTIREAGLLITFGALVLCVGSPLLAWLTSRIERRNLLASAVAVVAAANFISAFAPNYATLLFIRLLMAAIAALYTPQAAGTVALIVPLEKRGSSIAYVFLGWTLAVAVGLPLVTFIASRYGWRAVYGSIGVMSCFSYALLVWRLPRGLFGVPVDLKTWTDLARNRLVVMLLLITTLQISGQFVIFTFLAPLLTQLSGAGPDAGGLIFAAYGLCGLVGITTATRIVDGWGALNTSLLATSLVLSGMTVWATGAGTLPVMAIGVAIWGLGFGAINSMQQVRLVGAAPALAPASVSLNTSVLYVGQAIGSGIGGLLFAGGQFHASGFVAMGFVASALLAIILSRGISATPQP; via the coding sequence TTGACCGTTTCCAGCCCCTACGCTCCCACTGCATTGATGGTCGGCAATTTCGTCACCGGCATCGCCTTGCTGGCGCCGACGGCGATGCTCGGCGAGCTGTCGGTCGGGCTCGGCGTCACGATTCGCGAGGCCGGGCTGCTGATCACCTTCGGCGCGCTGGTACTGTGCGTGGGCTCGCCGCTTTTGGCATGGCTGACCAGCCGGATTGAGCGCCGCAATCTGCTGGCATCCGCGGTCGCCGTGGTTGCAGCGGCAAATTTCATCTCGGCCTTCGCGCCAAACTACGCAACGCTGCTGTTCATCCGCCTGCTGATGGCGGCCATCGCCGCACTCTATACCCCGCAGGCGGCCGGGACGGTGGCGCTGATCGTGCCGCTGGAAAAGCGCGGCAGCAGCATCGCCTATGTCTTTCTGGGCTGGACGCTGGCGGTGGCGGTGGGCCTGCCGCTGGTGACCTTCATCGCCAGCCGCTATGGCTGGCGCGCCGTCTATGGCAGCATCGGCGTGATGAGCTGTTTCAGCTACGCGCTGCTGGTGTGGCGGCTGCCGCGCGGCCTGTTCGGCGTGCCGGTTGATCTGAAAACCTGGACCGACCTCGCGCGCAACCGTCTGGTGGTCATGCTGCTCTTGATCACGACGCTGCAGATCTCCGGCCAATTCGTGATCTTCACCTTCTTGGCGCCATTGCTGACGCAATTGAGCGGCGCCGGCCCCGACGCCGGCGGCTTGATCTTCGCCGCCTATGGCCTGTGCGGTCTGGTCGGCATCACGACCGCGACCCGGATCGTCGATGGCTGGGGCGCGCTCAACACCTCGCTGCTGGCGACGTCGCTGGTCCTGTCCGGAATGACGGTGTGGGCAACCGGCGCCGGCACATTGCCGGTGATGGCGATCGGGGTCGCGATCTGGGGGCTGGGCTTCGGTGCGATCAATTCAATGCAGCAGGTGCGGCTGGTCGGCGCCGCTCCTGCATTGGCCCCGGCCTCGGTGTCGCTGAACACGTCGGTTCTGTATGTCGGCCAGGCGATCGGATCGGGAATTGGCGGGCTGCTGTTCGCCGGCGGGCAGTTTCATGCCTCGGGTTTCGTCGCGATGGGTTTTGTCGCGTCAGCCTTGTTGGCGATAATTCTGAGCCGCGGGATATCGGCGACGCCGCAGCCTTAG